In a single window of the Novosphingobium sp. IK01 genome:
- a CDS encoding acetate--CoA ligase family protein: MAVQCALSRHAIARFLRPQSVAIIGASDKPGALGAALLGNLERNGFAGAIYPVNPRRDEIGGRKCYASVEALPEGVDVAVLAIPRAGVLDAVRGLAARKVGGVVIFSAGFAEGGEEGLAEQREIARLAAGAGMVVEGPNCLGMVNYVDRIPLTFVEVDAVPPAGRRAVGIVSQSGAMAAVLGTTLLARECGVSYSVSTGNEAASGVEDFVDWLVDDPHTHAIAMIVEQFRKPQAFLAAARRAHAAGKPVVLLHPGKSSAARESAATHTGAMAGDYKLMRAMVARAGVIFAETLEELADIAEIAARCPILPSGQTAVLGESGAFKALTLDLAEELRLPLASLHDADSPALRAALPPFVPVSNPLDITAQGLSEPEIYTRTLEALLDDPRVGTVMAGIIQAEAVTCAIKYPAILAAVEGKTLTKPLIFAGLDEGAPVPPERIAALRAAGIPWFPTTERALRAITRLTHWAARDHGVAEAPPLGLPGLADEMGVIPEYRAKALLGPAGVAFPRGQFAASAQAAVAAAEAVGYPVAMKAQAAALGHKSDAGGVILNLADGAAVHEAWSRIHANVAAYDGTIALDGVLIEGMGKRGLEMIVGARNDPEWGPVILAGFGGVTAEILQDVRLLTADLTQEAVEAELMQLASAALLAGYRGAPALDVPALAALIVKVGQVLRAEPSIREIDLNPVILHPRGEGVVALDALMLVEGKEREK, from the coding sequence ATGGCTGTTCAATGCGCTCTTTCGCGCCACGCGATTGCTCGCTTTCTGCGCCCACAATCGGTTGCAATCATTGGTGCTTCGGACAAGCCGGGGGCGCTGGGGGCGGCTTTGCTGGGCAATCTGGAGCGCAATGGCTTTGCCGGGGCAATCTATCCGGTAAACCCCCGGCGCGACGAGATCGGTGGCCGCAAGTGCTATGCCAGCGTCGAGGCGCTGCCCGAGGGGGTGGACGTGGCGGTCCTCGCGATTCCGCGGGCCGGGGTGCTCGATGCGGTGCGGGGGCTGGCCGCGCGCAAGGTGGGCGGCGTGGTGATCTTTTCGGCGGGATTTGCCGAAGGGGGCGAGGAAGGGCTTGCCGAACAGCGCGAGATCGCGCGGCTGGCCGCCGGGGCGGGGATGGTGGTCGAAGGACCCAACTGTCTGGGCATGGTCAATTATGTCGACCGCATTCCGCTCACGTTCGTCGAGGTCGATGCGGTGCCGCCTGCCGGACGGCGCGCGGTGGGGATCGTCTCGCAGTCGGGGGCCATGGCGGCGGTGCTGGGCACGACGCTGCTCGCGCGGGAATGCGGGGTGTCCTACTCGGTTTCGACCGGCAACGAGGCGGCCAGCGGGGTGGAGGATTTCGTCGACTGGCTGGTCGATGATCCCCACACCCATGCCATTGCCATGATCGTCGAGCAGTTCCGCAAGCCGCAGGCGTTTCTGGCGGCGGCCCGGCGGGCCCATGCGGCGGGCAAGCCGGTCGTTCTGCTCCATCCGGGCAAGTCGAGCGCGGCGCGGGAATCGGCGGCCACGCATACCGGGGCCATGGCCGGCGATTACAAGCTGATGCGCGCGATGGTCGCACGGGCCGGGGTGATCTTTGCCGAAACCCTCGAAGAACTGGCCGACATTGCCGAGATCGCCGCGCGCTGCCCGATCCTGCCCTCGGGGCAAACGGCGGTGCTGGGGGAATCGGGGGCGTTCAAGGCGCTCACGCTCGATCTGGCCGAGGAACTCCGGCTCCCCCTTGCGTCGCTGCACGATGCGGATTCGCCCGCCCTGCGCGCGGCCCTGCCGCCGTTCGTGCCGGTGTCCAACCCGCTCGACATTACCGCGCAAGGGTTGTCGGAGCCCGAGATTTATACCCGCACGCTCGAAGCCCTGCTCGACGATCCGCGCGTGGGCACGGTCATGGCCGGGATCATCCAGGCCGAGGCGGTGACCTGCGCGATCAAGTATCCCGCGATCCTCGCTGCCGTCGAGGGCAAGACCCTGACCAAGCCGCTGATCTTTGCCGGGCTCGACGAAGGGGCGCCGGTTCCCCCCGAACGCATCGCCGCCTTGCGCGCGGCGGGCATTCCCTGGTTCCCGACGACCGAGCGCGCCTTGCGGGCGATCACCCGGCTGACCCACTGGGCGGCGCGCGACCATGGCGTTGCCGAGGCGCCGCCGCTCGGGCTGCCCGGATTGGCGGACGAAATGGGGGTGATCCCCGAATACAGGGCCAAGGCGCTGCTGGGGCCTGCCGGTGTGGCGTTCCCGCGCGGGCAGTTCGCGGCGAGCGCGCAGGCGGCGGTCGCCGCCGCCGAGGCGGTCGGCTATCCGGTGGCGATGAAGGCGCAGGCCGCCGCGCTCGGTCACAAGAGCGACGCGGGCGGGGTGATCCTGAACCTTGCCGATGGCGCCGCCGTGCATGAGGCCTGGAGCCGCATCCACGCGAATGTGGCCGCCTATGACGGGACAATCGCGCTCGATGGCGTGCTGATCGAGGGCATGGGCAAGCGCGGCCTCGAAATGATCGTGGGCGCGCGCAACGATCCCGAATGGGGGCCGGTGATCCTGGCCGGATTTGGCGGGGTGACCGCCGAGATCCTCCAGGACGTGCGGCTTCTGACCGCCGACCTGACACAGGAGGCGGTCGAGGCCGAACTGATGCAGCTTGCGAGCGCGGCCCTGCTGGCCGGCTATCGCGGAGCGCCCGCGCTCGACGTGCCCGCGCTGGC